Proteins encoded together in one uncultured Desulfosarcina sp. window:
- the fdnG gene encoding formate dehydrogenase-N subunit alpha, which produces MDYNRRDFLKISGAGVAGLSLMQLGCSMKQVKGYATGLKIDGAKEVLSICPFCSVSCHIIAHVKDGRLVSTEGDPDYPINEGALCAKGAAMLSLTRNPHRVTTPLYRAPYSDKWEKKSWDWVLDRIADRVKKTRDKGFTTTNANGQRVNRLENLFTLGTSHMDNEECALVHQAVRALGVVHLDHQARIUHSATVAALGESFGRGAMTNHWIDIKNADAILIMGSNAAEHHPISFKWVLDAKYNRGAVVMHVDPKFSRTSARSDFHVPLRSGTDIAFLGGMIHYILENEKYFHEYVANYTNAALIVSKEFGFKDGLFSGYDPKTRTYDRSKWSFDTDARGVPLKDKSLRHERCVFQLLRKHYSRYTLDQVSDITGVSEENLMRVYQSYAATGTPEKSGTILYALGWTQHTVGVQNIRSAGILQLLLGNIGVAGGGINALRGEPNVQGSTDHTLLYHIIPGYMATPRADWPTLADYHKANTPVSADPASANWWQHKPKYFNSLLKAWFGDNATPENDFGYRMLPKLDKGVDYSYLFLFDRMYRGEIEGGFILGLNPANSVANANKVRKAFDNLDWMVAVDVHNSETSDNWHRPGVDPKTVKTEVFLLPSAHRLEKDGSVTNSGRWMLWHYEAVKPPGQARTFGDMFVDLMKRVRKAYGSGGAYPDPILNMAWPDVYDPEAVARRINGVFTRDVEIKGKLYRKGQQVPSFTALSDDGSTLSLNWLYAGSITEEEGNKSKRRDPTQTPMQAKIGLYPNFSWCWPVNRRILYNRASVDADGRPWSPSKAVIAWEDGKWVGDIPDGGWPPLATGKGRYPFIMHKHGYGQIFGPGRADGPFSEHYEPVETPVSRHPFSPQLSSPCFKSLSSDMDLLAKPADPKYPVVLTTYSVTEHWCGGGETRNVPNLLEAEPQLYVEMSPELAGEKGIENGDGVVVESVRGRVEAIAMVTVRMRPLKVQGRIVHEIGMPFCFGWTTPGCGDGVNRLTPGVGDPNTTIPEFKACCVNIRKADRLTEIA; this is translated from the coding sequence ATGGATTACAACCGACGCGATTTTCTCAAAATCAGCGGTGCGGGGGTAGCCGGGCTGTCTTTGATGCAGCTGGGTTGCAGCATGAAGCAGGTAAAGGGCTATGCCACCGGGCTCAAAATCGATGGTGCGAAGGAGGTGCTCAGTATCTGTCCATTCTGCTCGGTCAGCTGCCACATCATTGCCCACGTCAAAGACGGGCGGCTGGTGAGCACCGAAGGCGATCCGGATTATCCCATTAACGAAGGGGCCTTATGCGCCAAGGGGGCGGCCATGCTTTCCCTGACGCGCAATCCCCACCGGGTTACCACGCCGCTCTACCGGGCGCCGTACAGCGATAAATGGGAAAAGAAGAGTTGGGACTGGGTGCTGGACCGCATTGCCGATCGCGTCAAGAAGACGCGCGACAAGGGCTTCACCACTACAAATGCCAACGGGCAGCGGGTTAACCGCCTGGAAAACCTTTTCACCCTGGGCACCTCGCACATGGATAACGAAGAGTGTGCGCTGGTTCACCAGGCCGTACGGGCGCTGGGGGTCGTCCACCTCGACCACCAGGCACGCATCTGACATAGCGCCACAGTTGCGGCTCTGGGAGAGTCGTTCGGACGCGGTGCGATGACCAATCACTGGATCGACATCAAAAATGCCGATGCCATTTTAATCATGGGCAGCAATGCTGCCGAACACCACCCCATCTCCTTCAAATGGGTGCTGGATGCCAAATACAACCGCGGGGCCGTGGTCATGCATGTGGACCCCAAGTTTTCGCGAACCTCGGCCCGCAGCGACTTCCACGTCCCCTTGCGGTCCGGTACCGACATCGCCTTTCTGGGGGGCATGATCCATTACATCCTGGAAAACGAAAAGTACTTTCATGAATATGTGGCCAACTATACCAACGCGGCCCTGATCGTCAGCAAGGAATTCGGCTTCAAGGACGGGCTGTTCTCCGGCTATGACCCGAAAACCCGCACCTACGACCGCAGCAAGTGGTCTTTCGACACGGATGCCAGGGGGGTGCCGCTGAAAGACAAAAGCCTGAGACACGAACGCTGTGTCTTCCAGCTGCTGCGCAAACACTACTCCCGGTATACCCTGGATCAGGTATCCGATATCACGGGCGTCTCCGAAGAGAACCTGATGCGGGTCTACCAGTCCTATGCAGCAACCGGCACACCGGAAAAATCGGGGACGATTCTCTATGCCCTGGGCTGGACCCAACATACCGTGGGCGTTCAGAACATCCGCTCGGCAGGCATCCTGCAGTTGCTGCTGGGCAATATCGGCGTCGCCGGCGGCGGCATCAACGCGCTGCGCGGCGAGCCCAACGTTCAGGGCTCCACCGACCACACCCTGCTCTACCACATCATTCCCGGCTACATGGCTACTCCCCGCGCCGACTGGCCGACGCTGGCCGATTACCACAAGGCCAACACGCCGGTGAGCGCGGACCCGGCCAGCGCCAACTGGTGGCAGCACAAGCCCAAGTATTTCAACAGCCTGCTCAAGGCCTGGTTCGGCGACAACGCTACACCGGAAAACGACTTCGGCTACCGTATGCTTCCCAAGCTGGACAAGGGGGTGGACTACTCCTACCTCTTTTTGTTCGATCGCATGTACCGGGGAGAGATCGAGGGCGGCTTCATTCTGGGCCTCAATCCGGCCAACAGTGTGGCCAACGCCAATAAAGTCCGCAAGGCGTTCGACAACCTCGACTGGATGGTGGCCGTGGATGTCCACAACAGCGAAACCAGCGACAATTGGCATCGCCCCGGTGTGGACCCGAAGACGGTCAAGACCGAAGTCTTTCTGCTGCCGTCGGCCCACCGGCTGGAAAAAGACGGCTCGGTGACCAACAGCGGCCGCTGGATGCTCTGGCATTACGAGGCGGTCAAGCCACCGGGACAGGCCCGCACCTTCGGGGACATGTTCGTGGACCTGATGAAACGCGTACGCAAAGCATACGGGAGCGGCGGGGCCTACCCCGATCCCATCCTCAACATGGCCTGGCCCGATGTCTATGATCCCGAGGCGGTGGCCCGCCGGATCAACGGAGTTTTTACACGGGATGTCGAGATCAAGGGCAAGCTGTACCGTAAAGGTCAGCAGGTGCCCAGCTTCACGGCCCTATCCGATGATGGTTCGACCCTTTCGCTGAACTGGCTCTACGCCGGCAGTATCACCGAGGAGGAGGGCAACAAGTCCAAACGCCGCGATCCAACCCAGACCCCGATGCAGGCCAAGATCGGTCTGTACCCCAATTTCTCCTGGTGCTGGCCGGTGAACCGCCGGATTCTCTACAACCGGGCCTCAGTGGATGCCGACGGCCGGCCGTGGAGCCCGTCCAAGGCGGTGATCGCCTGGGAAGACGGCAAATGGGTCGGCGACATTCCCGACGGCGGCTGGCCGCCCCTGGCCACCGGCAAGGGCCGCTACCCGTTTATCATGCACAAACACGGATACGGACAGATTTTCGGCCCAGGCCGCGCTGACGGACCCTTTTCCGAACACTACGAGCCGGTAGAGACGCCGGTGAGCCGTCATCCCTTTTCACCCCAGCTCAGCAGCCCCTGTTTTAAGTCCCTCTCCAGCGATATGGATCTGCTGGCCAAACCGGCCGACCCGAAATATCCAGTCGTACTGACCACCTACAGCGTTACCGAGCATTGGTGCGGTGGCGGCGAGACCCGCAACGTTCCCAACCTGCTGGAAGCCGAACCTCAGCTTTATGTGGAAATGAGTCCTGAACTGGCCGGCGAGAAGGGAATCGAAAACGGGGACGGTGTCGTGGTGGAAAGCGTGCGCGGGAGGGTGGAGGCCATTGCCATGGTCACCGTTCGTATGCGCCCCTTGAAGGTTCAGGGCCGCATTGTCCATGAGATCGGCATGCCGTTCTGTTTCGGCTGGACGACGCCGGGCTGTGGCGACGGCGTCAACCGCCTGACCCCCGGGGTGGGAGATCCGAACACCACCATCCCCGAATTCAAAGCCTGCTGCGTCAACATTCGCAAGGCGGACCGTCTGACCGAAATCGCCTGA
- a CDS encoding molybdopterin molybdotransferase MoeA, giving the protein MKKLQMGYAEALKLTLETIAPLDSEILPLAECSGRILAGERYSQVCSPSTDASLKDGYAVRSMDIEKASFQNRVPLAVIGTAAAGLPARIALSGGDAIRILTGARIPEGADAVLSEEFATSEGDRIFVFNTAEPGRNILPKGADIATGELIGSRGSRLSPGMIGIFAAAGHDVLPVYRQPNVAILATGDELVAPGQPLPAGKLYASNLEMLKAWCRRYGMQTTFSIIKDRPDLITAAIDEAISTHDAVLTSGGAWAGDRDFVARTLSVLGWKKCFHWVRMGPGKPVGFGMLRDKPVFLLPGGPPSNLTAFLQIALPGLLKLGGYGNPSLPRTMVKMDSQLTCRQIDWTEFVYGALTDGKRHPLFTPLRMSSRLKAIALAEGVVAIEEGVKSLPAGAIVSAQLLR; this is encoded by the coding sequence ATGAAGAAACTGCAGATGGGTTACGCAGAAGCGTTGAAACTGACCTTGGAAACGATTGCCCCCCTGGACAGCGAAATACTCCCGCTTGCCGAATGCTCGGGCAGAATCCTCGCCGGTGAACGTTACTCTCAGGTATGTTCGCCGTCCACCGACGCTTCCCTGAAAGACGGCTACGCTGTCCGATCAATGGACATCGAGAAGGCATCTTTTCAAAACAGGGTTCCGCTGGCGGTTATCGGCACGGCGGCCGCCGGGCTCCCGGCCAGGATCGCTCTATCCGGTGGCGATGCCATTCGAATCCTTACCGGTGCCAGGATTCCAGAAGGGGCCGATGCCGTCCTGTCGGAAGAATTTGCCACCTCAGAAGGCGACCGGATTTTCGTTTTCAATACCGCGGAACCGGGCCGCAATATTCTGCCGAAGGGCGCCGACATCGCAACAGGAGAATTGATCGGCTCACGGGGCAGTCGCCTTTCGCCGGGCATGATCGGTATTTTCGCAGCCGCCGGTCATGACGTATTGCCCGTCTACCGCCAGCCCAACGTCGCCATTCTTGCAACGGGAGACGAACTGGTGGCTCCCGGCCAACCCCTTCCCGCGGGAAAATTGTATGCCAGCAATCTGGAAATGCTGAAGGCCTGGTGCCGGCGGTACGGCATGCAGACCACCTTTTCCATCATTAAAGATCGGCCGGATCTCATCACGGCAGCCATCGACGAGGCCATTTCCACCCATGATGCGGTGCTGACCAGCGGCGGGGCTTGGGCCGGCGACCGCGACTTCGTCGCCCGGACCTTGTCCGTCCTCGGCTGGAAGAAATGCTTTCATTGGGTCCGAATGGGGCCCGGCAAGCCTGTCGGTTTCGGTATGCTCCGGGATAAGCCGGTATTTTTGCTTCCCGGAGGGCCGCCGTCCAACCTCACCGCTTTTCTCCAGATCGCCTTGCCGGGTCTTTTAAAGCTTGGCGGTTATGGTAATCCCTCCCTTCCCAGGACGATGGTAAAAATGGATAGCCAATTGACCTGTCGCCAGATCGATTGGACCGAGTTTGTTTACGGCGCCCTGACCGACGGAAAACGACATCCCCTTTTTACCCCCTTGCGGATGTCCAGCCGCTTGAAGGCCATTGCCCTTGCCGAGGGGGTGGTCGCCATCGAGGAAGGGGTGAAATCCCTGCCGGCGGGCGCTATCGTATCGGCGCAGCTGCTGCGGTGA
- a CDS encoding (4Fe-4S)-binding protein produces the protein MAKIKKKVKTIKIDADKCNGCRTCEVICAAYHSQPKYSSINPAASRIRIITHRLDDIWLPVFAGEYTPSECMGRDRYVIDGKEYDECSFCRATCPSRDMFKDPDSGLPLKCDMCEGEDGPLCVEWCLNDVLIYEEREEEVEESTEMEEMDAGLASLIDKHGFDKVTTAFARMAQNK, from the coding sequence ATGGCCAAAATTAAAAAAAAGGTGAAAACCATCAAAATCGATGCTGATAAATGCAATGGCTGCCGGACATGCGAGGTCATCTGCGCCGCCTACCATTCCCAACCGAAATACAGCAGCATCAATCCGGCCGCATCGCGCATCCGCATCATTACGCACCGTCTGGACGATATCTGGCTGCCGGTGTTTGCGGGCGAGTACACCCCTTCCGAATGCATGGGCAGAGATCGGTATGTCATTGACGGAAAGGAGTACGACGAGTGCTCTTTTTGCAGGGCCACCTGCCCGTCGCGAGACATGTTCAAGGATCCGGATTCAGGACTCCCGCTCAAATGCGATATGTGCGAAGGCGAAGACGGCCCCTTATGTGTCGAATGGTGCCTGAACGATGTTTTGATTTACGAAGAGCGGGAGGAGGAAGTCGAAGAGTCCACCGAAATGGAGGAAATGGACGCAGGATTGGCGTCGCTGATTGACAAACACGGATTCGATAAAGTAACCACTGCATTTGCCCGTATGGCGCAGAACAAGTGA
- a CDS encoding aldehyde ferredoxin oxidoreductase N-terminal domain-containing protein, whose translation MRYAETGYNLEIDLTRGNIERVETDPQLLETHLGGLGTSVKIHYDRVPPETKAFDSENLLIYSSGLLCGTPAFSANRTIVSFISPQTDLLAYPMMGGFWASELKYAGYDKVVIRGKSPKLIYIWIHNDKVELRDATHLKGKGAVETQELIRKELNNPYVQVSAIGLAGENRCFTASIEQSRSSSSRGGGGAVMGDKNIKAIAVRGTKAVHLARGAEFMEHMKEIRKYIDFRNANPLPGLMPILSGIGSPQMMKHVDEKWHTESFAWGNARVRRKDFWTEEIEKNWEKSQTGAIKRFISCFNCPQQCGALIAHKDVPRYMMKCFSKLTYAMAAFVDDLDFSWEICQRAFEYGLDSFSTPQILAFGFELYEAGILSDADFEGCPTDKEGRFFWLLDRIARREGIGDVLADGTYWAARRIGNGAEAFDHNTTKKHEQMNIKLGMFDPLYYLMYATNEKVSITQIEGNWPQAAFPKKEHREAFVEDWPQLPDEKFKQYFLDWEPRGEKANPHYPTSEIASQIVDWMEMLHNIDDALGLCAGMGSFCLKPPYHIHNYPKLIASATGMDVDKEGLKKIVNRSRNLHRALNNMRGLRRVEELPPEDHWKHRFPELEEALMMHYYQFKGWTSEGIPTKERLKDLDLGYVAEDLIKRGILSDGQN comes from the coding sequence ATGCGCTATGCCGAAACCGGATACAATCTGGAAATCGACTTGACTCGGGGCAATATCGAACGGGTAGAGACCGATCCACAACTTCTTGAAACGCATCTGGGCGGACTGGGCACCAGCGTCAAAATTCACTACGATCGGGTGCCTCCGGAAACGAAAGCATTCGATTCTGAGAATCTTCTCATCTACAGTTCGGGTCTTTTGTGCGGAACGCCCGCTTTCAGCGCCAATCGTACCATCGTCAGTTTCATTTCGCCTCAGACAGACCTTTTGGCCTATCCGATGATGGGGGGCTTTTGGGCGTCAGAGCTGAAATATGCCGGTTACGACAAAGTCGTCATTCGCGGTAAATCGCCGAAGCTGATCTATATCTGGATACATAACGACAAGGTGGAACTGCGCGATGCCACCCACTTGAAAGGCAAAGGCGCCGTCGAGACCCAGGAACTGATCCGAAAAGAGTTGAACAATCCCTATGTACAAGTCTCGGCCATCGGCCTGGCCGGCGAGAACCGATGCTTCACGGCCTCCATCGAACAGTCCCGGTCGAGTTCCAGCAGAGGCGGCGGCGGGGCGGTCATGGGAGATAAAAACATCAAGGCGATCGCCGTGCGAGGGACCAAGGCCGTCCATCTGGCCCGCGGGGCTGAATTCATGGAGCATATGAAGGAGATCAGAAAGTATATCGATTTCAGGAACGCCAATCCCCTGCCAGGCCTGATGCCGATTCTATCGGGAATCGGATCGCCCCAGATGATGAAGCATGTGGATGAAAAATGGCATACGGAAAGCTTTGCCTGGGGCAATGCCCGCGTCCGCAGAAAGGATTTCTGGACAGAGGAAATCGAAAAGAACTGGGAAAAAAGTCAGACCGGCGCCATCAAGCGGTTTATCAGTTGTTTCAATTGTCCGCAGCAGTGTGGCGCTTTAATCGCCCATAAGGATGTTCCCAGATACATGATGAAATGCTTTTCGAAACTGACCTATGCCATGGCGGCGTTTGTCGATGATCTGGATTTTTCGTGGGAAATCTGTCAGCGCGCTTTCGAGTATGGGTTGGATTCATTCTCCACGCCCCAGATCCTGGCATTCGGTTTCGAATTATACGAGGCGGGAATTCTCAGCGACGCCGATTTTGAAGGTTGCCCTACGGACAAGGAAGGACGGTTTTTCTGGCTTTTGGATCGCATTGCCCGTCGGGAGGGCATCGGCGATGTGCTGGCTGACGGCACCTATTGGGCGGCCCGTCGAATCGGAAACGGGGCGGAGGCCTTCGATCACAACACCACCAAAAAGCATGAGCAGATGAACATCAAGCTGGGCATGTTCGATCCTTTGTACTACCTGATGTATGCAACCAACGAAAAAGTGAGCATCACCCAGATCGAGGGCAACTGGCCCCAGGCGGCATTCCCGAAAAAAGAACACCGGGAGGCTTTTGTAGAGGATTGGCCGCAGCTCCCGGACGAAAAATTCAAGCAGTATTTTCTGGACTGGGAGCCGCGGGGTGAAAAGGCCAACCCGCACTATCCGACCTCCGAGATTGCATCCCAAATCGTGGATTGGATGGAGATGCTGCACAACATCGACGACGCTCTGGGCCTGTGCGCGGGCATGGGATCGTTTTGCCTCAAGCCGCCTTACCACATTCATAATTACCCGAAGTTGATCGCTTCGGCGACCGGAATGGATGTCGATAAGGAGGGGCTGAAGAAAATTGTCAACAGAAGCCGCAACCTTCACCGGGCCCTGAACAATATGAGAGGGTTGAGAAGAGTCGAGGAACTGCCGCCCGAGGACCATTGGAAGCATCGGTTCCCCGAGCTGGAAGAAGCGTTGATGATGCATTATTACCAATTCAAGGGGTGGACCTCTGAAGGGATTCCCACGAAGGAAAGATTAAAGGATCTGGATCTGGGGTATGTGGCCGAGGATTTAATTAAGAGGGGGATTTTGAGCGATGGCCAAAATTAA
- the glp gene encoding gephyrin-like molybdotransferase Glp: MIDLHEAQGRILQATPVLGQESVPITEALRRVLARDVAAVDDLPASDVSAVDGYAMRRTSLHGVSRRHPVHLRIIGEAPAGKPCGATVGDGEAVRIMTGGLVPEGADTVIKLEETTEDGGYVKCMAAPGHVSGIRSKGDSLKKGQIVLRAGDVISPLEIGALASMRRAYVYVHRKPMVAILSTGNELSDFHEPASPWKAMCSNLYALAAQVIEVGATPLCLGIVEDNLQAQQQILTEALRADLIVTSGGTSRGKYDLIHKTFASMGMEMRFSTIFVKPGKPTLFGTIGKRPVFGLPGNPSATMLSFDQFIRPALLKMMGHRNTLNAQWGRAASGHGNDGLLNIDSFNKQSGGDNTHHRATQVPLGKQLRHEVGHTIAEPKRFKIVVR; the protein is encoded by the coding sequence ATGATTGATCTCCATGAGGCGCAGGGACGGATTTTGCAGGCAACGCCGGTGTTGGGGCAAGAAAGCGTGCCCATCACCGAGGCATTGAGAAGAGTGCTCGCCCGGGATGTCGCCGCCGTCGATGATTTGCCTGCATCGGATGTCTCCGCCGTGGACGGCTACGCCATGCGGCGAACTTCGCTGCATGGTGTTTCACGCCGTCACCCTGTCCATCTCAGAATCATCGGCGAAGCACCTGCAGGAAAACCCTGCGGGGCGACGGTAGGCGATGGGGAAGCGGTTCGGATCATGACCGGGGGGCTGGTTCCCGAGGGTGCGGATACGGTGATAAAGCTGGAGGAAACGACCGAAGATGGCGGCTACGTGAAGTGCATGGCGGCTCCGGGGCACGTATCCGGCATCCGCTCGAAGGGAGACTCGCTGAAGAAAGGGCAAATCGTCCTTCGTGCAGGCGACGTCATCAGCCCGCTGGAAATCGGCGCGCTGGCCAGCATGCGACGCGCCTATGTTTACGTTCATCGCAAACCCATGGTCGCGATTCTTTCAACGGGAAATGAATTGTCGGATTTTCATGAACCGGCTTCTCCCTGGAAAGCCATGTGTTCGAATTTATATGCGCTGGCGGCCCAGGTGATCGAGGTCGGTGCCACCCCTCTTTGCCTTGGCATTGTCGAGGACAATCTGCAGGCCCAGCAGCAAATCCTGACCGAGGCGCTTCGCGCCGATCTGATCGTCACCTCCGGCGGTACTTCCCGAGGGAAATACGACCTGATTCACAAGACATTCGCATCCATGGGAATGGAAATGCGGTTTTCCACAATTTTCGTCAAACCCGGAAAACCGACCCTGTTCGGTACCATCGGAAAGCGACCGGTCTTCGGGTTGCCCGGAAACCCTTCGGCAACGATGCTTTCCTTCGACCAGTTCATCCGGCCGGCACTGCTCAAGATGATGGGGCATCGAAACACCTTGAACGCTCAATGGGGCCGCGCAGCCTCGGGTCACGGAAACGATGGCCTGCTGAATATCGATTCCTTTAACAAGCAATCCGGCGGGGATAACACTCATCATCGGGCCACACAGGTTCCTCTGGGAAAACAGTTGCGTCACGAGGTTGGCCATACGATTGCTGAGCCGAAACGATTCAAAATCGTTGTCCGCTGA
- a CDS encoding coniferyl aldehyde dehydrogenase, with protein sequence MAREEQIHAAGEMERIFNCQRDAFRRNPMPGADQRVGDLKRLEKALIRRKEEIAAAINQDFGCRCKDESYLAEILPSLEGIRYAAKRVKKWMKPSRRWPGLLYLPASTRVIYQPLGVVGIITPWNYPVYLAIGPLVGALAAGNRAMIKMSAFTPATAEVMRKMMGELFAEDQVAVIGGAPGLGSAFSKLEWDHLVFTGSTSVGRHVMRAAADNLTPVTLELGGKSPTIIAPGMDMAEAVPPIAFGKVFNMGQTCVAPDYVLCPRPAVDEFVSRFTDVMDGMYPTMAENDQYTGIVNDKEYQRLHALLEDAVQKGARVVEVNPAGEVFSQVRKMPIRILLDVNEDMEVMREEIFGPLLPVVPYDKLEDAVNYVNDHPRPLALYYFDHDKQNIDYILTHTHSGGVSVNDTLVHVTQDDMPFGGVGPSGMGQYHGNEGFLALSKAKGVLTKPKFNSGKLIYPPYGRTVHRFIYRFFMS encoded by the coding sequence GTGGCGAGAGAAGAGCAGATCCATGCGGCCGGGGAGATGGAAAGAATATTTAATTGCCAGCGGGATGCCTTCCGGCGCAATCCCATGCCGGGTGCCGACCAGCGTGTCGGCGATCTCAAACGGCTGGAAAAGGCGTTGATCCGCCGCAAAGAAGAAATTGCTGCAGCCATCAATCAGGACTTTGGCTGCCGCTGCAAAGACGAGTCCTATCTGGCCGAAATCCTGCCCAGCCTGGAAGGCATTCGCTATGCCGCCAAGCGCGTCAAGAAATGGATGAAACCATCCCGGCGCTGGCCGGGCCTTCTTTACCTACCGGCCAGCACCCGCGTTATCTATCAACCCTTGGGCGTGGTAGGCATCATCACGCCGTGGAACTATCCGGTCTACCTGGCCATCGGACCCCTCGTGGGTGCGCTGGCAGCGGGAAACCGGGCCATGATCAAAATGAGCGCTTTCACTCCGGCAACGGCCGAGGTGATGCGTAAGATGATGGGAGAACTCTTCGCCGAAGACCAGGTCGCTGTAATCGGCGGCGCACCGGGCCTGGGATCGGCCTTTTCGAAGCTGGAGTGGGATCATCTGGTATTTACCGGATCGACTTCTGTTGGCCGGCATGTCATGCGGGCGGCGGCGGATAATCTTACACCGGTAACGCTGGAGTTGGGCGGCAAATCGCCGACGATCATCGCCCCTGGTATGGATATGGCCGAGGCCGTGCCCCCCATTGCCTTCGGCAAGGTTTTCAATATGGGCCAGACCTGTGTGGCCCCGGATTACGTGCTTTGCCCCCGGCCGGCTGTTGACGAGTTCGTCTCCCGGTTCACCGATGTGATGGACGGGATGTACCCGACCATGGCCGAAAATGACCAGTATACCGGCATCGTCAACGACAAGGAGTACCAGCGTCTTCACGCCCTTTTGGAAGATGCCGTTCAGAAAGGCGCCCGCGTTGTCGAGGTCAACCCGGCCGGCGAGGTTTTTTCCCAGGTCCGCAAGATGCCGATACGGATTCTTCTCGACGTCAACGAAGATATGGAAGTGATGCGAGAGGAGATTTTCGGTCCGCTCCTGCCGGTGGTGCCCTATGACAAACTCGAAGATGCCGTAAATTACGTCAACGATCATCCCCGGCCGCTGGCCCTGTATTACTTCGATCATGACAAGCAGAATATCGACTATATTCTCACCCACACCCATTCGGGCGGGGTGTCGGTCAACGACACTCTGGTGCATGTCACCCAGGACGACATGCCCTTCGGCGGTGTGGGACCTTCGGGCATGGGCCAGTATCACGGCAACGAAGGCTTTTTGGCCCTGTCCAAAGCCAAAGGCGTGTTGACCAAACCCAAATTCAACAGCGGAAAACTGATTTACCCTCCATACGGGCGAACTGTTCACCGCTTCATCTACCGTTTTTTCATGAGCTGA